AGAAGTTCCACGATTGTCACCACGGCAGGCGTGGCAGACCTACGGCGAGACGGGCGCTGTGCTCGGCGACCGGTTCGCCCCGACCCGACCCCGACCGAGTTTCCGTGGCAGGAGGGACGGACGCGAGAGCGTCCTAGCCGATGAATCTCAAGCGTTCGTTCCGTGGGCCGGTCTTCTGGATCGTCATCGCGATCATCCTCGTCTTCGCGCTGAGCGGGATCTTCTCCACCGGCGGCGGCTACAAGAGTGTCAAGACGTCGCAGATCGTCGGCGCCATCAACGCCGGCAAGGTGCAGAGCGCGCAGATCCTCGACAAGGAGCAGAGCATCCAGCTCGACCTGCGCAACGGCATGACCGTGCAGGGTGCGAGCAAGATCTCGGCCGACTTCGCGACCGACCAGGCGCTCCCGCTGGAGAACGAGCTCGCCAAGAACAACGTCACCTACGACGTCAAGGTCTCCCACGACAACCCGCTGCTCGGCATCCTGTTCAGCCTGCTGCCGATCGTCATCGTCGTGCTGCTCCTGCTGTTCTTCATGAACCAGATGCAGGGCGGCGGCGGCCGGGTCATGCAGTTCGGCAAGTCCAAGGCCAAGCTCGTCAGCAAGGACACACCCAAGACCACGTTCGCCGACGTCGCCGGGGTCGACGAGGCGATCGAGGAGCTCCAGGAGATCAAGGAGTTCCTCGAGAACCCCGCGAAGTTCCAGGCCATCGGCGCCAAGATCCCCAAGGGTGTGCTGCTCTACGGCCCGCCCGGCACCGGCAAGACCCTGCTGGCCCGGGCCGTCGCGGGCGAGGCGGGCGTGCCGTTCTACTCGATCTCCGGCTCCGACTTCGTCGAGATGTTCGTCGGTGTCGGTGCCAGCCGCGTGCGCGACCTGTTCGAGCAGGCCAAGACGAACGCGCCCGCGATCATCTTCATCGACGAGATCGACGCCGTCGGCCGGCACCGCGGTGCGGGCCTCGGCGGTGGCCACGACGAGCGCGAGCAGACGCTCAACCAGCTGCTCGTCGAGATGGACGGCTTCGACCCCAAGAGCGGGGTCATCCTCATCGCCGGCACCAACCGCCCCGACATCCTCGACCCGGCGCTGCTGCGCCCGGGCCGCTTCGACCGGCAGATCGTCGTCGACCGGCCCGACCTCGAGGGCCGCAAGGCGATCCTGCGGGTGCACGCCAAGGGCAAGCCGATCTCTCCCGACGTCGACCTCGACGTCATCGCGCGGCGCACGCCGGGCTTCACCGGCGCCGACCTGGCCAACGTCCTCAACGAGGCGGCACTGCTGACCGCGCGCATGAGCGAGAAGCAGATCACCATGCACGTGCTCGAAGAGGCCATCGACCGCGTGATGGCCGGCCCGACGCGCAAGAGCCGGGTGATGAGCGACAAGGAGAAGAAGGTCACCGCCTACCACGAGGGTGGCCACGCGCTCGTCGCCTACGCACTGCCCAACACCGACCCCGTGCACAAGGTGACGATCCTGCCGCGCGGCCGCGCCCTCGGTTACACGATGGTGCTGCCGACCGAGGACAAGTACACCCAGACGCGCAGCGAGATGATGGACACCCTCGCCTACGCCCTCGGCGGGCGGGCGGCCGAGGAGCTGGTGTTCCACGAGCCGACCACGGGCGCGGCCAACGACATCGAGAAGGCGACGGCGACCGCCCGCGCCATGGTCACGCAGTACGGCATGAGCGAGAGCCTCGGGGCGCTGAAGTTCGGCCAGGAGCAGGGCGAGATCTTCCTCGGCCGCGACATGGGCCACCAGCGCGACTACTCGGAGGAGATCGCCGCCAAGATCGACGGCGAGGTCCGCGCGCTGGTCGAGCGGGCGCACGACGAGGCCTGGGAGATCCTCGTCGAGTACCGCGACGTGCTCGACAACCTCGTGCTGAAGCTGCTCGACAAGGAGACCCTCGGCAAGGAGGAGCTCACCGAGATCTTCGCCCCCGTCGCCAAGCGGCCGCAGCGGGTCATGCCGTCCGCGCGCCGTGCCCCGTCCGACGTGCCTCCGGTGCTCACGGCCGGCGAGCTCGCGCTGCTGGGTCCTGACGACGTCGCCGGGCTCGGCGCCGGCGGCGTACGCACCACCAACGGCCGCGCCACCAACGGCCGCGCCACCAACGGCAAGGCGACCAACGGCAAGGCGACCAACGGCAAGACCGCCAACGGCAAGGTCGCCGGAGGTCGGCTGCCCGAGGGCGGCAAGACGTCCGGCCGGCGAGCCGGCGGTCGCGCCCCGAAGCCCGAGCCGCCGGCGGAGGAGAAGCGTCGCAGCCCGCGCACCCGACGCACCGATGACCGCTGACGGGATCGACACCGAGCGCATCGCCCGTGCGGTCGGCGAGATCCTCGCCGCGATCGGTGAGGACCCCGACCGCGACGGCCTGCGCGAGACGCCGGGCCGGGTCGCGCGGATGTACGCCGAGGTCTTCGCCGGGCTGCACGCCGACCCCGGTGACGTGCTCACCACGGTCTTCGACGCCGACCACGACGAGATGGTGCTGGTCAAGGACATCGCGTTCGCGGCGTTCTGCGAGCACCATCTGGTGCCGTTCTTCGGCAACGCCCACGTCGGCTACATCCCGAACGACAGCGGGCAGATCACCGGCCTGTCCAAGCTCGCCCGGCTGGTCGACCTCTACGCCCGCCGGCCGCAGGTGCAGGAGCGGCTGACCACCCAGATCGCCGACGCCCTCGAGCAACAGCTCAAGCCGCGCGGCGTCATCGTCGTGGTGGAGGCGGAGCACCTGTGCATGTCCTTGCGCGGGGTCCGCAAGCCGGGCGCGCGCACCGTGACCTCTGCGGTGCGCGGGCAGTTCCGCGACTCCGACTCGACCCGCAGCGAGGCGATGAGCCTCATCCTCGGCCGCTGACCGGGGCGATTCGCTCCTTTTCATAAGGTGGCCTGCGTGAGCGAGCCCGCTGTCACCCCCTCTCCCGGCGCGCCGGCGTACCCGGTCGTCCGGGGGCTGCCGGGGCCGGCGCGCGCACGGGTCATGGCCGTCATCAACGTCACGCCCGACTCGTTCTCCGACGGCGGCAGCTTCGAGGAGCCGGACGACGCGATCCGGCACGGGCTCACGCTTCTCGCTGCGGGTGCGGACATTCTCGACGTCGGCGGCGAGTCGACCCGGCCCGGCGCCGCACGGGTCACTGCCGACGAGGAGTGGCGCCGGGTCGAGCCGGTCGTCTCCGCACTCGTGGCGGCCGGCGCGGTCGTGAGCATCGACACGATGCGCGCGACGACCGCGGCCAAGGCCATCGCTGCGGGTGCTCGCATCGTCAACGATGTGAGCGGCGGTCTCGCCGACCCCGATATGGTGCCGCTGGTCGCCTCGGCCGAAGTGCCCTACGTCGTCATGCACTGGCGCGGACCCAGCTCCGACATGCAGGCGCGTGCCGTCTACGGCGACGTCGTCGCCGAGGTCTGTGCGGAGCTGCAGGAGCGCTTCGACGCCGTCGTCGAGGGCGGGGTCCATCCCGACCGCGTCATCCTCGACCCCGGCCTCGGCTTCGCGAAGACCGGCGCGCACAACTGGACCCTGCTCGCGCATCTCGACGCGCTCGTGGGGCTGGGCCGGCCGGTGCTCATCGGCGCGTCGCGCAAGTCGTTCCTCGGCTCGCTGCTCCAGGTGGCGGCGGCCGAGCCGCGACCGGTGTGCGAACGTGACGCCGCCACCGCCGCGGTCACCGCGATCGCGGCGCACGCCGGGGTGTGGGGGGTGCGGGTGCACGAGGTCGCGGCCAACGCCGACGCCGTGCGGGTCGCTGCCGCCGTGCGGAACGCCGGATGAGCCGCTCCGGCCCGCCTGACGCCGACGCAGTTGCCGCGGTCAACGACGAGCTCTACGCCTCGGTCGAGGCGCGCGACATCGACCGGATGAGCGCCGTCTGGGACGACGACGACGACATCACCTGCGTGCACCCGGGCTGGCCGATGCTGCGCGGCCGGGCCCGGGTGCTGCGGTCCTGGTCGATGATCATGGCCAACACGGCGTACATCCAGTTCTTCGTCACCGACGTGCAGACCCGGGTCGACGGGGACCTGGCGGTGGTCACCTGCGAGGAGAACATCCTTGCCGCGGGGGAGCCCGGCGGCGCGGGGACCGAGGGCGGGATGCAGACCGCCGCCGTCGCGACGACGAACGTCTTTCGCCGCCGCGCCGACGGCTGGCGGCTGTGGTTGCACCACGGGTCGCCCGTGCTCGGCGGGCCGGCGACGAGTGACACGGCGGAGGAGCCGGGATGACCGACAAGGTGACGGTGCGCGGCCTGCGCACCCGCGGCTACCACGGCGTGTTCGAGGCGGAGCGGCGGCTCGGCCAGATCTTCGTCGTCGACGCGGTGCTCGAGGTCGATACGCGTCCGGCGGCCAACAGCGACGACCTCGCCGACGCAATCGACTACGGCGAGCTGGCCCTGTCGCTGTCGCGGGTCATCGAAGGCGACCCCGTCGACCTCATCGAGACCCTCGCCCAGCGGCTCGCCGACACGTGCCTGCGTGACGAGCGGGTGACCGCGGTCGAGGTCACCGTGCACAAGCCGCAGGCCCCCGTGCCCGTGGCCGTCGACGACATCACGGTGACGATCCGACGGACCCGCGGTTGAGCACGCTGCCCGTGGTGCTCTCGCTCGGGTCCAACCTCGGTGACCGCCTCGCCCACCTGCAGGCGGCCGTTGACGTCGTGCACCGGCGGCTCGGCGTGCTGGCCGTGTCGCCGGTCTACGAGACGGCGCCGGTCGGCGGGCCGCCGCAGGACGACTACCTGAACGCGGTACTGCTGACGGCGGTCGAACGCCCCTGGGACGCGCTCGAGGCGGCCCGGGAGGCCGAGGCGGCGCGTGCCCGACAGCGCACCGAGCGGTGGGGCCCACGCACGCTCGACGTCGACGTCGTCTCGGTCGACGACGTGGTCGCGGACGACCCTGAGCTGACCTTGCCGCACCCCCGGGCGCACGAGCGCGCGTTCGTGCTCGCCCCCTGGCTCGACGTCGACGAGGCGGCGGAGCTCGCTGGCCACGGCGCGGTGGCTCGGCTGCTCGCCGCGCTCGACTCCTCCGGCGTACGCCGCCGCGACGACCTCGTCCTTCGTGTCCCGGGTGCGCCGTGAGGCCGACCAGCGTCCTCGGGCTGGTAGCGCTGGCGGCGCTGGTCGGCGTCGTCTCCTGGGTGCTGACCGGTGTCGTCTACGACTCGTTGCCCCCGCTGCCGACCTACGCGCCGGTGACGCTCGGCCTGCTGGCCGTCGCCGAGGCCTACTGGGCCTGGGCGATCCGCAGCCGGGTGCATCGCCGCGGCAGCCCGCGGGTGCGCCCGATGGCGGCGCTGTGGGTCGCCCGGTCGCTCGCGCTGGCGAAGGCGAGCTCGCTCGTGGGCGCGCTCGCGCTCGGCGCCTACGCCGGCTTTCTGGCCTACGTCGGGGAGAAGATCCACGCTCCGGAGCACAGCCACGACGCACTGGTGTCGGGGGCCGGCGTCGGCACGGCGCTCCTGCTGTCCGTGACCGCGCTGCTGCTCGAGCGAGCCTGCCGGGTGCCGCCACGCGACGAGCCGCCCGACGAGTCGCTCGACGAGAGCTAGCCGAGACCCGCGGCGCGGGGCAGCGGGGCCGCCTCTCACTACCCTTCCCTGCATGAGTCAGGCAGCCGGCCCGGGCCGGTCCTTCGAGGAGCTCGACAGGTTCTCGACCGAGGAGCTGCGCGAGCAGGCGTTCGACGCGGCCGAGCACCACGGTGACGTCGGGTTCTTCTGGGACCTGCTGCGCCACCTTCCCGCCAGCGAGCAGTTCGCGGCCGAGGACGGCTCTCCCGGCGGCATGGCCAGCGGGATCCAGGACGTCATCGAGGTGGTGCGCTCGCTGGTGGCGGGTGGCTTCGGTGAGCTCGAGCCGCTGTTCCGGGCACGGTTCATCGACTACCTGCGCAACGTTCCCGACCCCCGGGTGGGTTCGTGAGCCTCGGCCAGGACCGCTAGCCCTCTCGCAGGGTGCGGTGCAGGGCCTCGAGCGTGAGGTCGCCCAGCGGGCGGTCGCCGTCGACCACCCTGACGGCGTCGTGGTCGCCGGCCAGCAGCGCCGACATCGCGTCCTTCAGCGAGGCCGACGCCGGCACCTCCACCAGCTGAGCCTCCTGCGGCGGCGAGAGCAGCGACCGGTCGATCGGCACGACCGCCAGGCGGCGCAGCGCTCGGTCGGGGCCGACGAACTCCGCGACGAACGGCGAGGCCGGGCTGCCGAGGACCTCGGCCGGAGCGGCGTACTGCTCCAGCACCCCGCCTTCGCGCAGCACCGCGATCCGGTCGGCGAGCCGCACCGCCTCCTCGACGTCATGGGTGACGAAGACGACCGTCTTTCGCACCTGCGCCTGCAGCCGGAGGAACTCCGCCTGCAGCCGGTCGCGGGCGATCGGGTCGACCGCGCCGAACGGCTCGTCCATGAGGAGGACGGGTGGATCCGCGGCCAGCGCTCGCGCCACGCCCACGCGCTGCCGCTGGCCGCCGGACAGCTCGTGCGGGTAGCGGCGCCCGTGCACCGACGGGTCGAGCCCCACCAGCTCCAGCAGCTCGCCGACCCGGGCGCGGATCCGCCCGCGGTCCCAGCCGAGCAGCCGCGGCACGGTCGCGACGTTGGTGCGCACGTCCTGGTGCGGGAACAGGCCCACCTGCTGGATCACGTAGCCGACGCGTCGCCGCAGCTGCACCGGGTCGAGACCGGCGACGTCGTCGCCGTCCAGCAGGACGCGGCCCTGCGACGGCTCGACCAGCCGGTTGACCATCTTCATCGTGGTGGTCTTGCCGCACCCTGACGGGCCGACGAGCACGGCGACCTCGCCCGCCGCCACGTCCAGCGACAGCTCGTGCACCGCGACGGTGCCGTCGGCGTAGCGCTTGCCCACCCGGTCGAACCGGATCATGGGCTCACCGGCGGTAGCGTCCCCCACGTGCCCCTCCCGGCCGACTACGACTTCGGCAACGCGTCCAACTCGTGGTTCGACTGGAGCTACATCCCCGACCATGCGAACACCATCTTGGCTGCCGCGCGCGAGCATGTCGTCCTCGCGGCGCTGGCGGTCGCCATCGGCTTCGCGGTCTCGATCCCGCTCGCGCTGCTCGCCCGGCGCAGCCGCTGGCGGCGAGGCGCGGTGCTCGGCCTGTCCAACGCGGTCTACGCGGTCCCGTCGCTGGCCGCGATCGTCGCCCTGCAGCCGGTGTTCGGCCTGGCCCGGTGGACGGTCGTGCTGCCGCTGGCGGCCTACACGCTGATCATCCTCGTGCGCAACATCCTGACCGGGCTCGACGACGTCCCCGCAGAGACGCTCGAGTCGGCGCGCGGCATGGGGCTGTCGCCGGCTCAGGTGCTGCTACGGGTGCAGCTGCCGCTCGCGCTCCCGGCGGTCATCGCCGGGCTGCGGATCGCCACGGTGTCCACGATCGAGCTCGTCGTCATCGGCGGCTACGTCGGCCAAGGCGGCTTCGGCGCCTACATCCTCGAAGGGTTCCGCAACAACTTCTACAAGGCCGAGATCACGACCTACATCCTGCTGACCGTGCTGCTGGCGCTGGTCGCCGACGGGCTGCTGCTCGGCCTGCAGCGGCTGGTCACCCCCTGGCAGCGGCGGAGGGCCGGGCCGTGAGCATCCCCAGCCAGATCTGGCACTTCCTGGGCAGCGGCTCGTCGTGGACGGGGCAGTACGGCGTGCCGGCCCGGCTCGGGCAGCACGCGGCGATCTGCGCGGTCACGCTGGCCCTGGCCGCCGTGGTGGCGCTGCCGCTCGGCGTCGGGCTCGCCCGGCTGCGCCGCGGGGGGTGGATCGCGTCCAGCCTCGCCAACGCCGGCCGTTCGGTGCCGGTGCTCGGCGTGCTGATCCTGTTCGCGGTCGGGCCGCTCGGCGTGGGCACGAGCGCAGCGGTCGCCGCGCTGGTCATCTTCGCGCTACCGCCCCTGGTGACGAACGCCTACACCGGCATCAGGGAGGTCGACGCCGACGTCCGCCTGTCGGCCGTCGCGATGGGCATGACCTCGTGGCAGGTGCTCTGGCGGGTCGAGCTGCCGCTGGCGCTCCCGCTCATCGCGGCCGGCGTCCGCATCGCGGCCGTGCAGGTCTGGGCGACGGCGACCCTTGCCGCCATCGTGGGCAGCGGCGGGCTCGGCCGCTTCATCGTCGACGGCTACGCGATCCAGGACTACGGCCAGGTCTACGGAGGCGCGATCGTCGTCGCGATCACCGCGATCCTCCTGGAAGGGCTGCTGGCGTGGGCGCAGCGGCGGCTGCACGCGTCGTTCGGTGGTGCCGTCGCCCCGGCCGCGGAGGCCCCGGTCGCGCGCTCCGGCACCGCCGTCGCGTGACTCGCGGGCGCCGCCGTGTGCAAGGCTGTGCTCGCGCGGGCTTGCCCGCCAGGACACGCGGAACCGCGGTTCCGGGACACAGAACGGCGGAGGGCGGCGCGATGCGTGCAGGTTGGCGAGGCCGGCGGTCGACGGGCCTACGTAGGGTCACCGGGTGGGCGGCAGTGGCTGTGGCCGGCATGCTCGCTCTGGTTGCGTGCGGTGGCAGCAGCGGAGGCTCCAACGCTCCGGTGAAGCAGGGGACGTCGTCGTCGTCGGCCAGCGCGCTGTGCCAGACCAAGGGCAGCGGCAACGTCACGGTCGGGGCGTTCAACTTCAGCGAGTCGCAGCTGCTCGCGACCATCTACGCAGCCGCGCTGCAGCAGTGCGGCTACACCACGTCGGTCAAGCAGCTCGGCGCGCGGGACGTCGTCTACCCGGCGCTGACCGCCGGGCAGATCGACGTCGTGCCGGAGTACGCCGCGACGCTCACGACCTACATCAACGGCAAGAAGAACGGCCCCAACGCGCAGAGCCCGGCGGCCGGCGACATCGACACGACCATGCAGGCGCTGCGCAAGCTGCTGCCCACCTCGCTGGTCGCGCTCGACCCGGCACCGGCCACCGACAAGGACGCGTTCGCGGTCACCGAGACGTTCGCCAAGCAGCACAACCTCACGTCGCTCTCGGACCTCGCGACCTACTCCAAGCAGCACCCGGTCTCCGTCGGTGGCCCGCCGGAGTGCCCGCAGCGCCCCTACTGCCTGCAGGGCTTGAAGTCGACCTACGGCATCCAGGTCTCGAAGTTCGTGCCGCTCGACGCCGGTGGCCCGCTGACGATCGCGGCCATCAAGGACGGCAAGGTCGACGTGGGTGAGGTCTTCACCTCCGACCCCACCGTGACGGCCCAGGGGCTCGTCGTCCTCGACGACGACAAGAACCTCCAGCTCTCCGACAACATCGTGCCGATCGTCAACACCAAGGTCGCCGGCGCAGCGCTGAAGAGCGCGCTCAACGCGGTCGACCAGAAGCTCACCGAGGACGCGCTGGTGCAGATGAACAAGGCCGTCCAGGTGCAGCACGCCAAGCCCGAACAGGTGGCACAGCAGTTCCTCCAGCAGTCGGGGCTGCTGGGCTAGGACCCGGTCGAAGTCACGCGGCGCCCGCGCTCGGGGCGCTGGGTAGCCTGGCGGTTCCAGATCATCGTCACGCTCCCGGACCCGACATGTCGCTGCCGCGCACCCCGGCCGACCGGCCAGGCAGGCTCACGGTCGGCGTCATCGGCGTGGGCCGGGTCGGGGCGACGCTCGGTGCGGCGCTGGCGCGCGCCGGGCACGCGGTGACCGCTGCCTCCGGGGTGTCCCGGGCATCGCGCCGCCGGGCCGACGACCTGCTGCCCGGCGTGCCCCTGCTCGGGGTGCCGGACGTGCTCGCTCGTTGCGCACTCGCGCTGCTGACCGTGCCCGACGACGAGCTGCCCGGCCTGGTCGACGGGCTGGCGGGCACCGACGCGGTGCGCCCGGGCCAGCTGGT
This portion of the Mycobacteriales bacterium genome encodes:
- the folE gene encoding GTP cyclohydrolase I FolE — its product is MTADGIDTERIARAVGEILAAIGEDPDRDGLRETPGRVARMYAEVFAGLHADPGDVLTTVFDADHDEMVLVKDIAFAAFCEHHLVPFFGNAHVGYIPNDSGQITGLSKLARLVDLYARRPQVQERLTTQIADALEQQLKPRGVIVVVEAEHLCMSLRGVRKPGARTVTSAVRGQFRDSDSTRSEAMSLILGR
- a CDS encoding ATP-binding cassette domain-containing protein, with the translated sequence MGDATAGEPMIRFDRVGKRYADGTVAVHELSLDVAAGEVAVLVGPSGCGKTTTMKMVNRLVEPSQGRVLLDGDDVAGLDPVQLRRRVGYVIQQVGLFPHQDVRTNVATVPRLLGWDRGRIRARVGELLELVGLDPSVHGRRYPHELSGGQRQRVGVARALAADPPVLLMDEPFGAVDPIARDRLQAEFLRLQAQVRKTVVFVTHDVEEAVRLADRIAVLREGGVLEQYAAPAEVLGSPASPFVAEFVGPDRALRRLAVVPIDRSLLSPPQEAQLVEVPASASLKDAMSALLAGDHDAVRVVDGDRPLGDLTLEALHRTLREG
- the folK gene encoding 2-amino-4-hydroxy-6-hydroxymethyldihydropteridine diphosphokinase → MLSLGSNLGDRLAHLQAAVDVVHRRLGVLAVSPVYETAPVGGPPQDDYLNAVLLTAVERPWDALEAAREAEAARARQRTERWGPRTLDVDVVSVDDVVADDPELTLPHPRAHERAFVLAPWLDVDEAAELAGHGAVARLLAALDSSGVRRRDDLVLRVPGAP
- the ftsH gene encoding ATP-dependent zinc metalloprotease FtsH, with translation MNLKRSFRGPVFWIVIAIILVFALSGIFSTGGGYKSVKTSQIVGAINAGKVQSAQILDKEQSIQLDLRNGMTVQGASKISADFATDQALPLENELAKNNVTYDVKVSHDNPLLGILFSLLPIVIVVLLLLFFMNQMQGGGGRVMQFGKSKAKLVSKDTPKTTFADVAGVDEAIEELQEIKEFLENPAKFQAIGAKIPKGVLLYGPPGTGKTLLARAVAGEAGVPFYSISGSDFVEMFVGVGASRVRDLFEQAKTNAPAIIFIDEIDAVGRHRGAGLGGGHDEREQTLNQLLVEMDGFDPKSGVILIAGTNRPDILDPALLRPGRFDRQIVVDRPDLEGRKAILRVHAKGKPISPDVDLDVIARRTPGFTGADLANVLNEAALLTARMSEKQITMHVLEEAIDRVMAGPTRKSRVMSDKEKKVTAYHEGGHALVAYALPNTDPVHKVTILPRGRALGYTMVLPTEDKYTQTRSEMMDTLAYALGGRAAEELVFHEPTTGAANDIEKATATARAMVTQYGMSESLGALKFGQEQGEIFLGRDMGHQRDYSEEIAAKIDGEVRALVERAHDEAWEILVEYRDVLDNLVLKLLDKETLGKEELTEIFAPVAKRPQRVMPSARRAPSDVPPVLTAGELALLGPDDVAGLGAGGVRTTNGRATNGRATNGKATNGKATNGKTANGKVAGGRLPEGGKTSGRRAGGRAPKPEPPAEEKRRSPRTRRTDDR
- a CDS encoding nuclear transport factor 2 family protein, whose translation is MSRSGPPDADAVAAVNDELYASVEARDIDRMSAVWDDDDDITCVHPGWPMLRGRARVLRSWSMIMANTAYIQFFVTDVQTRVDGDLAVVTCEENILAAGEPGGAGTEGGMQTAAVATTNVFRRRADGWRLWLHHGSPVLGGPATSDTAEEPG
- a CDS encoding ABC transporter permease, with product MSIPSQIWHFLGSGSSWTGQYGVPARLGQHAAICAVTLALAAVVALPLGVGLARLRRGGWIASSLANAGRSVPVLGVLILFAVGPLGVGTSAAVAALVIFALPPLVTNAYTGIREVDADVRLSAVAMGMTSWQVLWRVELPLALPLIAAGVRIAAVQVWATATLAAIVGSGGLGRFIVDGYAIQDYGQVYGGAIVVAITAILLEGLLAWAQRRLHASFGGAVAPAAEAPVARSGTAVA
- a CDS encoding DUF3180 domain-containing protein, which codes for MRPTSVLGLVALAALVGVVSWVLTGVVYDSLPPLPTYAPVTLGLLAVAEAYWAWAIRSRVHRRGSPRVRPMAALWVARSLALAKASSLVGALALGAYAGFLAYVGEKIHAPEHSHDALVSGAGVGTALLLSVTALLLERACRVPPRDEPPDESLDES
- a CDS encoding ABC transporter permease subunit, producing MPLPADYDFGNASNSWFDWSYIPDHANTILAAAREHVVLAALAVAIGFAVSIPLALLARRSRWRRGAVLGLSNAVYAVPSLAAIVALQPVFGLARWTVVLPLAAYTLIILVRNILTGLDDVPAETLESARGMGLSPAQVLLRVQLPLALPAVIAGLRIATVSTIELVVIGGYVGQGGFGAYILEGFRNNFYKAEITTYILLTVLLALVADGLLLGLQRLVTPWQRRRAGP
- the folB gene encoding dihydroneopterin aldolase, producing MTDKVTVRGLRTRGYHGVFEAERRLGQIFVVDAVLEVDTRPAANSDDLADAIDYGELALSLSRVIEGDPVDLIETLAQRLADTCLRDERVTAVEVTVHKPQAPVPVAVDDITVTIRRTRG
- a CDS encoding ABC transporter substrate-binding protein, translating into MLALVACGGSSGGSNAPVKQGTSSSSASALCQTKGSGNVTVGAFNFSESQLLATIYAAALQQCGYTTSVKQLGARDVVYPALTAGQIDVVPEYAATLTTYINGKKNGPNAQSPAAGDIDTTMQALRKLLPTSLVALDPAPATDKDAFAVTETFAKQHNLTSLSDLATYSKQHPVSVGGPPECPQRPYCLQGLKSTYGIQVSKFVPLDAGGPLTIAAIKDGKVDVGEVFTSDPTVTAQGLVVLDDDKNLQLSDNIVPIVNTKVAGAALKSALNAVDQKLTEDALVQMNKAVQVQHAKPEQVAQQFLQQSGLLG
- the folP gene encoding dihydropteroate synthase, coding for MAVINVTPDSFSDGGSFEEPDDAIRHGLTLLAAGADILDVGGESTRPGAARVTADEEWRRVEPVVSALVAAGAVVSIDTMRATTAAKAIAAGARIVNDVSGGLADPDMVPLVASAEVPYVVMHWRGPSSDMQARAVYGDVVAEVCAELQERFDAVVEGGVHPDRVILDPGLGFAKTGAHNWTLLAHLDALVGLGRPVLIGASRKSFLGSLLQVAAAEPRPVCERDAATAAVTAIAAHAGVWGVRVHEVAANADAVRVAAAVRNAG